From a single Paenibacillus sp. FSL R5-0345 genomic region:
- the murC gene encoding UDP-N-acetylmuramate--L-alanine ligase produces MDTTERVHFIGIGGYGMSAIARVMLEMGYTVTGSDVAAQELTDKLIAKGAKIYIGHTAEQVKGADLVVYSTALSSDNVEWVEAERLKIPILHRSQMLARLLNERKGVAVAGAHGKTTTSSMIALVMEECDVDPTYIIGGEIMNVGTNAKAGQGEFVVAEADESDGSFLHYHPWLGIVTNVEADHLENYDGDFNRLKAAYVQFMNQTREDGTAIVCADDENVISLLPEVTGKVITYGIKSNTADYIATDIVLGDRQVSYTMNHNGEVLGRIELSVPGQYNLYNSMAAVIACLKSGISFEKIAEAIVKFHGAKRRFQVLGEVDDILVIDDYAHHPTEIQATISAAKATGKRIIAVFQPQRYTRTFFLLDAFSRAFSEADEVIITDIYSPAGEKQIEGVTSAKLVELIVKNSNAGARHLPTKEDVLADLTPRIASGDLVITMGAGDIWKVGYALADGLKKH; encoded by the coding sequence TTGGATACTACTGAACGGGTGCATTTTATAGGGATCGGCGGCTACGGAATGAGCGCGATTGCCCGGGTAATGCTGGAAATGGGATATACAGTTACGGGCTCCGATGTGGCTGCCCAAGAATTAACGGATAAATTGATTGCCAAAGGTGCCAAGATTTATATCGGGCATACTGCGGAACAAGTAAAAGGTGCGGATCTAGTCGTATACTCTACGGCTTTGTCTAGTGATAATGTGGAATGGGTGGAAGCTGAACGTCTTAAGATTCCAATTCTACATCGTTCACAAATGTTAGCCCGTTTATTGAATGAACGTAAAGGGGTAGCCGTTGCTGGAGCACACGGAAAAACTACCACCTCCTCCATGATCGCACTCGTGATGGAAGAATGTGACGTTGATCCAACGTACATTATTGGCGGAGAGATTATGAACGTGGGTACGAATGCAAAGGCAGGACAAGGTGAGTTTGTAGTAGCGGAAGCAGATGAGAGTGATGGTTCTTTCCTGCACTATCATCCTTGGCTTGGGATTGTTACGAATGTGGAAGCGGATCACTTGGAAAATTACGATGGGGACTTTAACCGTCTTAAGGCTGCATACGTGCAGTTTATGAATCAAACGCGCGAAGATGGAACGGCTATAGTATGCGCTGATGACGAGAATGTGATTTCTCTTTTACCTGAAGTAACAGGTAAGGTAATTACTTATGGCATCAAGTCAAATACTGCGGATTATATCGCCACTGATATCGTTCTAGGTGATCGTCAGGTGTCTTACACGATGAATCATAATGGGGAAGTGCTTGGACGGATTGAACTCTCAGTTCCCGGACAGTACAATCTTTATAATTCAATGGCAGCGGTAATCGCTTGTTTGAAATCAGGAATCTCCTTTGAGAAAATCGCTGAAGCGATTGTGAAATTCCATGGTGCGAAGCGCCGTTTTCAAGTGCTCGGAGAAGTTGATGACATTCTGGTCATTGATGATTATGCGCATCACCCTACCGAAATTCAAGCAACAATCAGTGCTGCCAAGGCTACAGGAAAACGGATTATTGCGGTATTCCAGCCTCAACGTTATACACGTACTTTCTTTCTGTTAGATGCTTTCAGCCGTGCCTTTAGTGAAGCTGATGAAGTCATCATCACCGATATTTACTCTCCGGCTGGAGAGAAACAGATCGAGGGTGTTACTTCTGCAAAGCTGGTTGAGCTTATCGTTAAGAACAGTAATGCAGGCGCAAGACATCTACCAACCAAAGAAGATGTTCTTGCTGATCTGACACCTCGTATTGCTTCAGGTGATCTGGTGATTACGATGGGTGCAGGCGATATCTGGAAGGTTGGATACGCACTGGCAGACGGTTTGAAGAAGCATTAA
- a CDS encoding bifunctional folylpolyglutamate synthase/dihydrofolate synthase, with protein MDDLNRGGSTAPLATYTEAVDWIKSLIPFGIRPGLDRIEMLMDKLGNPHRRLKFIHVAGTNGKGSTCAFLTSALIQSGYSVGTFTSPYITKFTNRFQYNNTDIAEETLVELVNQLRPLVQEISETEFGSPTMFEVTTAVAILFFAGVSCPDVVVWETGLGGRLDVTNIVTPIVSVITNVGHDHMDILGDTLEKIAMEKAGIIKTGVPAVSCVTQPEVVAVLKEKAAACRSTLYLAGEDFSYEASGIREGAQTFHFKGPFRSLELGIEMKGEHQISNAAAAMMVLEVLRQYMAFMLEDEDVLEGLRHAFWAGRLEEVSKSPRIVLDGAHNPEGAESLAKSLPQLYQYGKLNLLMGMLSNKHHESYFKHILPIVDTLILTEPDFQNKMDAENLQVIAESLREKYAKENLAIIVEHNWGKALQLLKSITAEDDLAVVSGTLYLISDVRGTLLQQPDTEKGW; from the coding sequence ATGGATGACCTAAATCGGGGCGGAAGTACCGCCCCTCTTGCGACATACACCGAAGCGGTTGATTGGATCAAGAGCCTAATTCCTTTTGGAATCCGGCCAGGTTTAGATAGAATTGAGATGTTGATGGACAAGCTGGGAAATCCGCATCGTCGGCTGAAATTTATTCATGTGGCGGGAACGAACGGCAAAGGCTCAACTTGTGCTTTCTTAACTAGTGCACTTATACAAAGCGGCTATTCTGTAGGAACCTTTACGTCTCCGTATATTACTAAGTTCACGAACAGGTTCCAATACAATAATACGGACATCGCTGAAGAAACGCTTGTCGAGCTGGTTAACCAATTACGTCCGCTAGTCCAAGAAATTTCGGAAACGGAGTTTGGCTCACCTACGATGTTCGAGGTAACTACAGCTGTAGCCATTCTATTTTTTGCGGGCGTCTCTTGTCCTGATGTTGTCGTATGGGAGACCGGGCTTGGGGGAAGGCTGGATGTAACGAATATCGTGACTCCGATTGTTTCTGTGATTACTAATGTTGGTCATGATCACATGGATATTTTGGGAGATACGCTAGAGAAGATAGCGATGGAGAAAGCCGGAATTATCAAGACAGGCGTACCTGCTGTTAGCTGCGTAACTCAGCCGGAGGTTGTGGCGGTTCTGAAAGAGAAAGCAGCGGCTTGCCGCTCAACTCTTTATCTTGCAGGAGAAGATTTTAGTTATGAAGCTAGTGGAATCCGTGAGGGAGCCCAGACTTTTCATTTTAAGGGTCCCTTCCGTTCGCTTGAGCTTGGGATTGAGATGAAAGGCGAGCACCAGATTAGCAATGCGGCGGCTGCCATGATGGTACTTGAAGTTCTGCGCCAGTATATGGCTTTTATGCTTGAGGATGAAGATGTTCTTGAAGGTTTGCGACACGCATTCTGGGCTGGAAGGCTGGAAGAGGTAAGCAAGTCTCCTAGGATTGTACTGGACGGAGCACATAATCCGGAAGGTGCGGAGAGTCTTGCAAAAAGTCTGCCTCAGCTCTATCAATACGGTAAATTAAATTTACTTATGGGAATGCTGTCAAATAAGCATCATGAATCCTACTTTAAGCATATACTGCCTATAGTGGATACGCTCATCCTGACCGAACCGGATTTCCAGAACAAAATGGACGCGGAGAATCTGCAAGTTATCGCAGAAAGTCTGCGGGAGAAATATGCCAAGGAAAACTTGGCAATCATAGTAGAACATAATTGGGGAAAAGCGCTGCAGCTACTGAAGTCGATTACAGCGGAGGATGACCTTGCCGTCGTATCTGGTACGCTGTATTTAATCTCTGACGTACGCGGTACACTTTTGCAGCAACCCGATACTGAAAAAGGCTGGTGA
- a CDS encoding glycosyltransferase: MREKMLFLSAQNQSAEDLEGEMRTGSILEILLGKFDIDLLTYSSTHKEMSTNDGTSLKVHYINGCITSWKSMLRPLHILRNFTNRSHADKDMKSTIMELCRSNNYRHVFISHSLLGNCIDMVRNLLPEASVITDTYRFESGVAVGKEIGRPNSGNPYHKLNEALIRRHKRRLMNKTGVLLATSEWDALKFKSLSFADARKVHVVPHFIKMNEYDAFTEPVAKENSIVLHWNMNTRQGIKAAQNFFKKSYPLIKEQVPDIKCYITSHEVHSEVLTLIKEDVSVVITGPLKPSADYIRRAKAVLVPILEGCEVSRNILESWALKTPVVTSSMVCERLNCEHNRNILLANSSVDVVASVITLLKNPEMATIIADRAHRTLLKDYEVNYVKNKILSLV, from the coding sequence ATGCGAGAAAAAATGCTGTTCCTATCAGCTCAGAATCAAAGCGCAGAGGATCTAGAAGGAGAAATGAGAACAGGGAGTATTCTCGAGATTTTGCTTGGGAAATTTGATATCGATTTGCTGACGTATTCCAGTACGCACAAGGAAATGTCTACAAATGATGGAACTTCACTAAAGGTTCATTACATTAACGGGTGCATTACCTCATGGAAATCCATGCTGCGTCCCTTACATATATTACGGAATTTCACTAATCGGAGTCATGCAGATAAAGACATGAAGAGCACCATCATGGAGCTTTGCAGATCGAATAATTATAGACATGTATTTATATCGCATAGCTTGCTTGGGAATTGTATAGATATGGTTCGGAATCTGCTACCTGAGGCAAGTGTTATTACAGATACGTATCGTTTTGAGAGCGGCGTTGCCGTTGGAAAAGAAATCGGAAGGCCGAACAGCGGTAATCCTTACCATAAACTAAATGAAGCTTTGATTCGGCGGCATAAACGGAGACTAATGAATAAAACAGGGGTACTCCTGGCAACCTCGGAATGGGATGCCCTTAAATTCAAATCCTTATCCTTTGCGGATGCTCGTAAGGTTCATGTTGTTCCTCATTTCATAAAAATGAACGAGTACGACGCTTTTACTGAGCCTGTTGCAAAAGAAAATTCAATAGTTCTGCACTGGAATATGAACACCAGACAGGGAATTAAAGCCGCTCAAAACTTCTTTAAGAAAAGCTACCCATTGATTAAGGAACAAGTGCCTGATATCAAGTGTTACATAACTAGTCATGAGGTTCATTCGGAAGTGTTGACGCTTATAAAAGAAGATGTATCAGTAGTTATCACTGGACCTTTGAAACCGTCAGCGGATTATATTCGTCGAGCTAAAGCGGTTCTAGTGCCTATCCTTGAAGGCTGTGAGGTCTCCAGAAACATTCTGGAATCATGGGCACTCAAAACGCCAGTTGTTACTAGCTCTATGGTATGTGAACGATTGAACTGTGAGCATAACCGTAATATTTTGCTTGCTAACAGCTCAGTTGATGTTGTAGCTAGTGTAATAACGTTGTTAAAGAATCCCGAGATGGCAACGATTATTGCTGATCGGGCGCATCGCACATTGTTGAAGGATTACGAAGTGAATTATGTGAAGAATAAGATTCTTAGTCTTGTATAG
- a CDS encoding SPOR domain-containing protein, which yields MTFRFDVNKDEPKPKPKVVERWSNGGLGTAEEYAEGLRQEVGPAQQTWIYEPDFRSTREAPPEDSYDYYSGTVDPRQEEWDEQDKDFRYTQPSYLLSDMVSDSRDELEHVSTGNYGGSYHTRRPSYWWKLALSVTGAIGTGVLLGYAALSFFYGGNMDSSSGNGTADMVATSVQSSGAKDPAGVGTSGLPVTGTENAGKNSIPVQVAAQSYYLLQYGVFSTPAGAEQARQELLNAGLAAGMDPADGNRVYAGMSSDREQAKLLSSGLQNQGIELYVREVALPGADQLVYSGKAEEVKNYFSVSGQLLSELSTQSASLLSAGQTSTAANTSVVSDLHLQWSEAVKVLEQSVSPEAKSICAALEKSMSQGISALSEYNKNKAQGLLWEVQESMLSFLTSQKQLLSAMN from the coding sequence ATGACATTCCGATTTGACGTGAACAAGGACGAGCCTAAACCAAAGCCTAAGGTGGTGGAGCGCTGGTCAAATGGCGGACTGGGCACAGCTGAAGAGTATGCTGAGGGGCTGCGTCAAGAGGTTGGCCCAGCGCAGCAGACATGGATTTATGAGCCTGATTTTCGTTCTACGCGTGAGGCACCGCCGGAAGATTCCTACGACTATTACTCGGGCACTGTAGATCCGCGTCAGGAAGAATGGGACGAACAGGATAAAGATTTTAGATATACACAACCATCGTATCTTCTTTCAGATATGGTTTCGGATAGCAGAGATGAATTAGAGCATGTATCCACTGGCAACTACGGAGGATCTTACCATACCCGGCGTCCCTCTTATTGGTGGAAGCTAGCTCTTTCTGTTACGGGAGCCATCGGCACAGGGGTGCTGCTTGGATATGCTGCACTTTCTTTTTTTTACGGAGGGAATATGGACAGTAGCTCTGGAAATGGGACAGCAGACATGGTGGCTACTTCAGTGCAGTCCAGTGGAGCTAAAGATCCGGCAGGTGTAGGCACATCGGGATTGCCGGTTACAGGAACTGAGAATGCAGGGAAGAACAGCATCCCTGTTCAAGTCGCAGCACAAAGCTATTATCTGTTACAGTACGGAGTATTCAGTACGCCCGCAGGTGCCGAGCAGGCCCGTCAGGAGCTGTTAAACGCAGGATTGGCTGCGGGTATGGACCCTGCTGACGGCAATCGTGTTTATGCCGGAATGTCATCGGACCGTGAACAGGCCAAGCTGCTAAGCAGCGGTCTGCAGAATCAGGGGATTGAGCTATATGTGAGAGAGGTGGCACTTCCGGGGGCAGACCAGCTTGTCTATTCCGGTAAAGCAGAAGAAGTGAAGAACTATTTCTCTGTAAGCGGGCAGCTGCTCAGCGAACTAAGCACTCAATCTGCTTCTTTATTAAGCGCTGGTCAAACGAGTACGGCAGCAAATACATCCGTTGTGAGTGATCTGCATCTGCAGTGGAGTGAAGCCGTCAAAGTGCTGGAGCAAAGCGTGTCTCCCGAAGCGAAAAGCATCTGCGCAGCGCTAGAGAAATCAATGAGCCAAGGGATATCAGCATTAAGTGAATATAACAAGAACAAGGCGCAGGGGCTACTTTGGGAAGTACAAGAATCGATGCTAAGCTTTTTGACTAGTCAGAAACAGTTACTGTCTGCAATGAATTAA
- a CDS encoding GGDEF domain-containing protein → MSSLIEIRTLIYLFIFGNLFMLLLITNYRSTAVKDTASTMFIRSKGVQLLFWCSILLWDYLPHTLSIPLSNALILGGCCLEITALLLMMGVLGPRIKRYYIILSVWSAISFSIIALFFNHSNLRIACTSLWSILFVIYPAYHLTVNKKATPLQKILGVLFYVIAVIMLMRAFVALIWEPEMNVFSTNLTQYLYYLGMYLLFIVGAAGFILLSNEHSYVKLKRIASYDDLTGILNRGAFLQEAEIKLEKAFREQDYFSFLLLDLDHFKEVNDTYGHDTGDIVLEEFASTIKDHLGNGDLFGRLGGEEFAVILCGIDEQSCDQKAETLREAVMNASTHKIPQGYTVSIGVITIMPDQEISINKLYKLSDKALYQAKQEGRNRIIRYRYVY, encoded by the coding sequence ATGAGCTCCCTGATTGAAATTAGAACACTAATTTATTTGTTTATTTTTGGTAACTTATTTATGTTGCTGCTAATAACCAATTATCGAAGTACCGCTGTTAAAGATACCGCCTCGACAATGTTCATCCGATCAAAAGGGGTACAGCTGCTCTTTTGGTGTTCGATATTACTGTGGGATTACCTCCCTCATACGTTGTCCATTCCACTTAGCAATGCTCTGATTCTTGGCGGGTGCTGTCTAGAAATTACAGCCTTACTGCTGATGATGGGAGTACTGGGACCAAGAATAAAGCGATATTACATCATCCTTTCGGTATGGAGTGCAATCAGTTTTAGTATCATCGCATTATTTTTTAATCATTCCAACCTGCGCATCGCCTGTACATCACTTTGGTCTATATTGTTTGTAATCTATCCGGCTTATCATCTAACTGTAAATAAAAAGGCTACCCCTCTTCAAAAAATATTGGGTGTGTTATTTTATGTAATTGCAGTGATTATGCTCATGCGGGCATTTGTTGCACTGATTTGGGAGCCTGAGATGAATGTGTTCTCAACAAATCTTACGCAGTATTTGTATTATCTGGGAATGTATTTATTATTTATTGTGGGGGCGGCCGGTTTTATTCTACTCTCTAATGAACATTCTTATGTCAAACTAAAAAGAATAGCCAGTTACGATGATTTGACGGGGATCCTAAACCGTGGAGCATTTCTTCAGGAAGCGGAGATAAAGCTTGAAAAGGCATTTCGAGAGCAGGATTACTTCTCATTTTTGCTATTGGATTTGGATCATTTTAAAGAGGTCAACGATACTTACGGTCATGATACGGGTGATATAGTTCTGGAAGAATTCGCATCGACGATTAAAGATCATCTCGGAAATGGTGATTTGTTTGGCAGACTAGGGGGCGAGGAATTCGCAGTCATACTCTGTGGAATAGATGAACAAAGCTGTGACCAGAAAGCTGAGACACTTCGCGAGGCGGTAATGAATGCTTCCACTCATAAGATTCCCCAGGGGTACACAGTTAGTATAGGTGTAATTACGATCATGCCAGATCAGGAGATCTCGATAAATAAGTTGTACAAGCTAAGCGACAAGGCGTTATATCAGGCCAAACAAGAGGGAAGAAATAGAATCATCAGATACCGATATGTATACTAA
- a CDS encoding GGDEF domain-containing protein, producing MHLDLQTLLICLFLWQSFTVLLIVVYRLRYAQEQTYSLFITAKYLQLAVLILLLLKDYIDSSLSLPIIVLLALAGGTLESLALLMLLRVFGNKVEKYYSILFGVSIIVVVLMYLFKQEDSLVIAVACLAGVLIIAYPAYVLCLKVMETSLQMIMGQLYFIVILSLAGRALEPLCSVLGFNTQVTQFLYLIFYLGIYLYMFLGTAGIMLLYREDSFAEMERVATYDELTGILNRRSFVLRARPLIAASAMKKLPYSFLLLDVDHFKSINDTYGHNMGDQVLTDLASKIEQQLGNGDLIGRFGGEEFAVLLHRADEKNSDVIAEGMRTAVLGSVIHGVPLHYTISIGVITIESGERFSLNNLYKLCDNALYQAKKKGRNCVVRSYEI from the coding sequence ATGCATCTGGATCTCCAGACACTGCTGATATGTCTCTTTCTATGGCAATCGTTCACGGTGCTGCTTATCGTGGTATATCGTTTACGTTACGCACAGGAACAGACGTATTCATTGTTTATCACAGCAAAATATTTGCAACTAGCAGTCTTGATCCTTTTATTGCTGAAGGATTATATAGATTCGTCACTTAGTCTACCGATCATAGTACTTCTTGCTTTGGCTGGCGGTACGCTCGAAAGCTTGGCGCTTCTGATGCTTCTCAGAGTATTCGGGAATAAGGTTGAGAAATATTATTCTATATTATTCGGAGTATCGATTATCGTTGTGGTGCTGATGTATTTGTTTAAGCAAGAGGATTCACTCGTTATTGCCGTTGCTTGCCTTGCGGGAGTTCTGATTATCGCCTACCCTGCTTATGTTTTATGTTTGAAGGTTATGGAGACCTCGCTACAAATGATAATGGGACAGCTATATTTTATTGTTATCTTATCGTTGGCAGGGAGAGCTTTGGAACCGCTGTGTTCCGTGTTAGGATTCAATACGCAAGTGACACAATTCCTTTATTTGATTTTTTATCTCGGTATTTATTTGTATATGTTTTTAGGAACCGCTGGAATTATGCTGCTTTATAGAGAGGATTCCTTTGCAGAAATGGAGCGGGTTGCAACTTATGATGAGTTGACAGGTATTTTGAACCGCAGGTCGTTCGTTCTGCGTGCTCGGCCTTTAATAGCTGCTTCAGCGATGAAGAAGCTGCCCTATTCTTTTTTACTGCTGGATGTGGATCACTTTAAGAGCATAAATGATACTTACGGTCATAATATGGGAGACCAAGTACTAACTGATCTGGCGTCTAAAATCGAGCAACAGCTTGGCAATGGTGATTTGATCGGTAGATTTGGGGGAGAAGAGTTCGCAGTACTTCTGCACAGAGCTGATGAGAAAAATAGTGATGTTATTGCTGAAGGAATGCGCACAGCCGTTTTAGGCTCAGTGATTCATGGTGTTCCGCTGCATTACACGATAAGTATTGGGGTCATTACGATAGAATCAGGCGAGCGTTTTTCTCTGAACAATCTCTACAAACTTTGTGATAACGCATTATATCAGGCTAAGAAAAAGGGCAGGAACTGCGTCGTTAGAAGCTACGAAATATAA
- a CDS encoding diaminopimelate dehydrogenase, protein MKQKIQAAIVGYGNLGKGVRKAINQSEDIELVAIFTRREPGQLEAGETGVKFEHISAVEQYKGKVDVMILCGGSATDLPEQTPAIARMFNTVDSFDTHAKIPEFYETVDAAAKQGGTLSVISTGWDPGLFSMNRLLAEAILPQGKEYTFWGKGVSQGHSDAIRRVDGVKAGVQYTVPVQEVIDAIRAGETPELTTRQKHLRECFVVAEAGADQERIREEIVNMPNYFADYDTTVTFITDEELAAQHSGIPHGGFVIRSGVTGEGTKQIIEFGLKLESNPEFTASVLVAYARAAQRMSQEGQSGARTVFDIPLGMLSPKSPEELRRNLL, encoded by the coding sequence CTGAAACAAAAAATTCAAGCAGCTATTGTAGGCTACGGAAATTTAGGAAAAGGTGTACGTAAGGCTATCAACCAAAGTGAAGATATCGAGCTAGTTGCGATCTTTACGCGCAGAGAACCTGGACAACTGGAAGCCGGAGAAACCGGTGTGAAGTTCGAGCACATCTCTGCCGTCGAACAATATAAGGGAAAAGTGGATGTTATGATTCTATGCGGAGGATCGGCTACAGATCTGCCAGAACAAACACCAGCCATTGCCCGGATGTTTAATACCGTGGACAGCTTTGATACTCATGCCAAAATCCCCGAGTTCTACGAGACCGTTGATGCCGCAGCTAAACAAGGTGGAACACTCAGCGTAATTTCTACCGGCTGGGATCCAGGCTTATTCTCAATGAATCGCCTGCTTGCTGAAGCCATTCTTCCGCAAGGTAAAGAATATACCTTCTGGGGCAAAGGCGTTAGCCAAGGTCACTCCGATGCGATCCGCAGAGTGGATGGAGTGAAAGCCGGTGTACAATATACTGTTCCAGTACAAGAGGTTATTGATGCCATTCGCGCTGGCGAAACACCAGAGCTTACCACTCGCCAGAAGCACCTCAGAGAGTGTTTTGTTGTTGCTGAGGCAGGTGCAGATCAAGAACGCATTCGCGAGGAAATCGTGAATATGCCGAACTATTTTGCAGATTATGATACTACGGTTACTTTCATCACTGATGAAGAATTGGCAGCTCAGCATAGCGGAATTCCGCACGGCGGGTTTGTTATTCGCAGCGGTGTAACAGGGGAAGGCACAAAGCAGATTATTGAATTCGGCCTGAAGCTGGAGAGCAATCCAGAATTTACAGCTAGTGTTCTCGTAGCCTATGCCAGAGCCGCTCAGCGCATGAGTCAAGAAGGACAAAGCGGAGCGCGTACAGTATTCGATATTCCACTTGGAATGCTGTCTCCTAAATCTCCGGAAGAATTGCGCCGCAACCTGCTGTAA